One genomic window of Ruminococcus gauvreauii includes the following:
- a CDS encoding formate--tetrahydrofolate ligase gives MGFKSDIEIAQESTMTPITEIAQKAGIDDKYLEQYGKYKAKIDYNLLQESDAPNGKLVLVTAINPTPAGEGKTTTTVGLADGLQKLGKNVMVALREPSLGPVFGVKGGAAGGGYAQVVPMEDINLHFTGDFHAIGAANNLLAAMIDNHIFQGNALNIDPRKITWRRCVDMNDRQLRNIVNGLGGKTNGMPREDGYDITVASEIMAVLCLARDIDDLKQRLSRIIVGYTYGSVAEQKPVTAGDLNAQGAMCALLKDALKPNLVQTLEHVPAIVHGGPFANIAHGCNSVIATKMALKLGDYAITEAGFGADLGAEKFLDIKCRMAGLTPSAVVIVATVRALKYNGGVQKADLNNENLEALEKGLPNLLQHVGNIKNVYGLPCVVAINAFPTDTKAELDLVESKCRELGVNVALSEVWAKGGEGGVALAKEVIRLVEEPSEFHYSYELEGSIEDKLNQIVRKIYHGNGAVLTANAQKQAQELEAMGFGNCPICVAKTQYSFTDDQNKLGAPADFDVTVRNLKISAGAGFIVALTGEIMTMPGLPKVPAAERIDVDSSGKISGLF, from the coding sequence ATGGGATTCAAATCAGACATTGAAATTGCTCAGGAGAGTACAATGACGCCAATTACCGAAATTGCACAGAAAGCGGGGATTGATGATAAATACCTCGAACAATACGGTAAGTACAAAGCAAAAATTGATTACAATTTATTGCAGGAATCTGATGCCCCCAACGGAAAACTGGTCCTGGTAACTGCGATCAACCCGACTCCTGCAGGAGAGGGCAAAACAACAACGACAGTGGGGCTCGCTGACGGACTGCAGAAACTGGGTAAAAATGTTATGGTTGCACTCCGCGAACCATCTCTCGGACCGGTCTTTGGTGTAAAAGGCGGCGCTGCAGGAGGCGGATATGCTCAGGTAGTCCCAATGGAAGATATCAACCTGCATTTCACTGGTGATTTTCACGCCATCGGAGCTGCCAACAATCTTCTGGCTGCTATGATCGACAACCACATTTTCCAGGGCAATGCTTTGAATATTGACCCTCGTAAGATTACCTGGAGAAGATGTGTGGATATGAACGACCGTCAGCTGCGTAATATCGTAAACGGTCTTGGAGGCAAGACAAACGGTATGCCGCGCGAAGACGGATATGATATCACAGTTGCATCAGAGATCATGGCTGTCCTCTGTCTTGCAAGGGATATCGACGACTTAAAACAGCGTCTCTCCCGCATTATCGTAGGCTATACTTATGGAAGCGTCGCAGAGCAGAAACCGGTAACTGCAGGCGACCTGAATGCTCAGGGAGCTATGTGTGCACTGCTGAAAGATGCACTGAAACCAAATCTGGTTCAGACGCTGGAACACGTTCCGGCCATCGTACACGGCGGACCATTTGCCAATATCGCGCACGGCTGCAACTCTGTCATTGCAACCAAGATGGCTCTGAAACTGGGAGATTACGCGATCACAGAAGCGGGATTCGGCGCTGACCTCGGGGCTGAGAAGTTCCTCGATATCAAATGCCGTATGGCCGGCCTGACACCTTCGGCTGTTGTCATTGTAGCCACCGTCCGCGCTCTGAAATACAACGGCGGTGTTCAGAAAGCCGATCTGAACAACGAAAACCTGGAAGCACTGGAAAAAGGTCTTCCGAATCTGCTCCAGCATGTTGGAAATATCAAAAACGTATATGGTCTTCCGTGTGTTGTTGCAATCAATGCATTCCCGACAGATACCAAGGCAGAACTCGACCTTGTGGAATCCAAATGCCGTGAGCTCGGCGTCAACGTTGCACTCTCCGAAGTCTGGGCCAAAGGCGGCGAAGGCGGCGTCGCACTCGCAAAAGAGGTCATCCGTCTCGTGGAAGAGCCAAGCGAATTCCATTATTCGTATGAACTGGAAGGCAGCATCGAAGATAAGCTGAATCAGATCGTTAGAAAGATTTATCACGGAAACGGTGCCGTCCTGACTGCAAACGCACAGAAACAGGCCCAGGAACTGGAAGCAATGGGCTTTGGAAACTGTCCGATCTGTGTTGCCAAAACACAGTACAGCTTTACTGATGATCAGAATAAACTGGGTGCTCCTGCCGATTTTGATGTTACTGTAAGAAACCTCAAAATTTCCGCAGGCGCAGGCTTTATCGTGGCACTGACAGGAGAAATCATGACAATGCCGGGGCTTCCGAAAGTACCTGCGGCAGAGCGCATTGATGTAGACAGTTCGGGAAAGATTTCCGGTCTGTTCTAG
- a CDS encoding cytidine deaminase — MDTGFLIKQAIEAQKQAYAPYSGFRVGAAILCTDGSIYTGCNVENAAYSASNCAERTAVFKAVSDGRHRFLAIAVVGNLEGRENERELCAPCGVCRQVLSEFTDGSLRVILARSETEYEEYTLKELLPLQFSKKNLQ; from the coding sequence ATGGATACAGGCTTTTTAATAAAACAGGCGATTGAAGCGCAGAAGCAGGCATACGCTCCGTATTCCGGGTTTCGGGTCGGCGCGGCGATCCTGTGCACAGACGGAAGCATCTACACCGGGTGCAACGTAGAAAATGCTGCGTACTCCGCTTCGAACTGTGCGGAGCGGACAGCGGTCTTCAAGGCGGTGTCTGACGGAAGACACAGATTTCTTGCGATTGCGGTCGTGGGGAATCTGGAGGGCAGGGAGAACGAGAGGGAATTGTGTGCACCGTGCGGCGTGTGCAGGCAGGTACTCTCAGAGTTTACGGATGGGAGCCTGCGGGTTATCCTGGCCAGGTCCGAGACGGAATATGAGGAATATACGCTGAAAGAACTTCTGCCGCTGCAGTTTTCAAAAAAAAATCTGCAATAA
- a CDS encoding C40 family peptidase, translating to MKKKFLCLFLAIVISSMQVVPALADRESDLRNEKAATSSQLEATNNQIYNLEVQKEALQAEIDQMDAQLVDIMVAIDVLTEEISQKQAEIEETKVKLQEAEATRDKQYEDMKTRMDYIYRNGGSSGWAQMVLSEENVASMLNKAEYTQQLYDYDRDKLEEYKETVQQVTDLSNQLATEKADLEVMQNDYREQEAALEAALEEKKATSSDYANQIAVAEQQAAQYKALIEQQTAELAQIEEAKRRAAEEAARKAAAEAARKEAEAARKAEAESNTEEDGTDESSDNNSSDNESSYDDNDSSEDHDNSSSDNSSYEDESDDNSDYDSDNSGDSDDSSYEDSSDDSSYDDDDSSSSGDVSYSGTGQSVVDYATQFVGNPYVWGGESLTNGADCSGFIMKVYEKFGVSLPHSSAAMRSCGTGVSYSQAMPGDIICYSGHVAIYMGGGSIVHASNERDGIKISGNAAYRTILAVRRVI from the coding sequence ATGAAGAAAAAGTTCTTATGTCTGTTTTTGGCCATTGTTATATCGTCAATGCAGGTTGTACCGGCACTGGCTGACAGGGAATCTGATTTGAGAAATGAGAAAGCGGCTACAAGCAGTCAGCTTGAAGCGACGAATAATCAGATTTACAATTTGGAAGTACAGAAAGAAGCTCTGCAGGCAGAGATTGATCAGATGGATGCTCAGCTGGTAGACATTATGGTAGCTATCGATGTGCTGACAGAAGAAATCTCACAGAAACAGGCTGAGATTGAAGAGACAAAGGTGAAACTGCAGGAAGCAGAAGCGACACGGGACAAGCAGTACGAGGATATGAAGACTCGTATGGATTACATATACCGCAACGGCGGGTCATCAGGATGGGCACAGATGGTCCTTTCTGAGGAAAATGTCGCGTCCATGCTGAATAAGGCCGAGTATACACAGCAGCTTTATGATTACGACAGAGATAAGCTGGAAGAGTATAAAGAAACCGTACAGCAGGTAACCGATCTTAGCAACCAGCTGGCAACGGAGAAAGCCGACCTGGAAGTTATGCAGAATGACTACAGGGAACAGGAAGCAGCACTCGAAGCGGCACTGGAAGAGAAGAAAGCAACTTCATCAGATTACGCAAATCAGATTGCTGTCGCAGAACAGCAGGCGGCACAGTACAAAGCCCTGATCGAGCAGCAGACAGCAGAACTGGCGCAGATCGAAGAGGCAAAACGCAGAGCAGCAGAAGAGGCAGCCAGAAAGGCAGCAGCTGAAGCGGCAAGAAAAGAAGCGGAAGCAGCCAGAAAGGCAGAAGCTGAGTCGAATACTGAGGAAGACGGTACCGATGAATCTTCCGATAATAATTCTTCTGATAATGAATCTTCTTATGATGACAATGACTCATCTGAAGATCATGATAACAGCTCATCTGATAACAGCAGTTATGAAGATGAGAGCGATGACAACAGCGATTACGACAGTGATAACAGTGGTGATAGTGATGACAGCAGTTATGAAGATTCATCCGACGACAGCAGTTATGACGATGATGACAGCAGTTCATCAGGCGATGTTTCTTACAGCGGGACCGGACAGTCGGTTGTCGATTATGCGACTCAGTTCGTAGGAAACCCATACGTGTGGGGCGGAGAAAGTCTGACAAACGGTGCAGACTGTTCCGGGTTCATTATGAAAGTATATGAAAAATTCGGCGTATCACTTCCACATTCCTCAGCTGCGATGAGATCCTGCGGAACAGGCGTATCTTACTCACAGGCTATGCCTGGAGATATCATCTGTTATTCGGGACATGTTGCGATCTATATGGGCGGCGGTTCTATTGTACATGCCAGCAACGAGAGAGATGGAATTAAAATCAGCGGAAATGCTGCATACAGAACAATTCTTGCAGTAAGACGTGTAATCTAA
- a CDS encoding pyrimidine-nucleoside phosphorylase, with amino-acid sequence MRMYDLIVKKRDNKTLTREEISYMIQGYVKDEIPDYQMAAMLMAVYFQGMTDEELADLTDIMAHSGDMVDLSEIPGIKVDKHSTGGVGDKTTLIAAPIAAACGVRIAKMSGRGLGHTGGTVDKLEAIPGYQTSIERTRFIEIVKRHGLSVIGQSGNLAPADKKIYALRDVTATVESIPLIAASIMSKKLAAGSDCILLDVKVGSGAFMKSAEDAIALAQKMSAIGEKAGRRVTALITDMDLPLGNCIGNSLEVAEAADTLQGRGPDDLTEICIELAAYMMELAGIGTVSECKAKAKQAVKDGTAMKKLAEMVTAQGGDASVLYRPELFEKAAILYEVKAEKDGYIVHMDAQECGAVSCMLGAGRETKESRIDFSAGIVMRKKTGDRVTKGETVAVLHTSQKELARAAAVRLLAAVEIGEKPPERIPLILAVVDRDGVRAYQDK; translated from the coding sequence ATGCGAATGTATGATTTGATTGTAAAAAAGCGGGATAACAAAACGCTTACGAGAGAAGAAATCTCCTATATGATTCAGGGATACGTGAAGGACGAGATTCCGGATTATCAGATGGCGGCTATGCTGATGGCCGTTTACTTTCAGGGAATGACGGATGAGGAACTGGCGGACCTCACGGATATCATGGCGCATTCGGGGGATATGGTGGATCTGTCAGAGATTCCGGGCATCAAGGTGGACAAACACTCCACCGGAGGCGTTGGCGATAAAACGACGCTGATCGCTGCTCCGATCGCGGCAGCCTGCGGGGTCAGGATCGCCAAAATGTCCGGCAGAGGGCTTGGGCATACCGGAGGAACGGTGGATAAGCTGGAAGCGATTCCGGGATACCAGACCAGTATCGAACGGACTAGGTTTATCGAGATTGTAAAACGCCATGGGCTCAGTGTGATCGGACAGTCGGGCAATCTTGCACCTGCCGATAAAAAAATCTACGCACTCAGAGATGTCACGGCTACAGTGGAGAGCATACCCCTGATAGCTGCATCGATCATGAGCAAAAAGCTGGCGGCCGGCAGTGACTGTATACTGCTGGATGTCAAAGTGGGAAGCGGTGCATTTATGAAGAGTGCAGAAGATGCCATCGCCCTTGCGCAGAAAATGTCGGCGATCGGTGAAAAGGCAGGCAGAAGGGTGACTGCACTGATCACAGATATGGACCTGCCTCTTGGGAACTGCATAGGCAATTCGCTGGAGGTAGCGGAAGCAGCGGATACACTTCAGGGGAGGGGACCGGACGATCTGACGGAGATCTGCATCGAGCTGGCTGCATATATGATGGAACTGGCTGGGATTGGAACCGTTTCGGAGTGTAAGGCAAAAGCAAAACAGGCTGTTAAAGATGGAACAGCGATGAAAAAATTAGCGGAGATGGTAACTGCTCAGGGAGGAGACGCCTCCGTACTGTACCGCCCGGAACTGTTTGAGAAGGCAGCCATTTTATATGAAGTGAAAGCAGAGAAAGACGGTTATATCGTTCACATGGATGCTCAGGAATGCGGAGCGGTCTCCTGCATGCTTGGAGCAGGGCGCGAGACGAAAGAGAGCCGCATCGACTTTTCTGCGGGAATCGTTATGAGGAAAAAAACAGGAGACAGAGTGACAAAGGGGGAGACAGTCGCTGTCCTGCATACGTCACAAAAAGAGCTGGCCAGGGCTGCCGCTGTGCGCCTGCTGGCTGCCGTTGAGATCGGGGAGAAGCCGCCGGAAAGGATCCCGCTGATTTTGGCAGTGGTTGACCGGGACGGTGTACGGGCTTATCAGGATAAATAA
- a CDS encoding TetR/AcrR family transcriptional regulator has protein sequence MENKKSNGGDHRVRVTKMLIRKAFMNLLREKPIQSISITELCSAAGINRGTFYSHYSNINDLLKKLEAEMLLDFKNALNPLLQSESEPLTPSKITAGIFTCLKDNADICTVTLGDYGDKDFVLHLIHLGYEVYQKTYPQFFTGTTPKQLEYFYAYTSAGCIGLLRHWLDEEMLTPPDKVAAMAEQFMMHGAAFSQPQKK, from the coding sequence ATGGAAAACAAGAAAAGCAATGGCGGTGATCACAGGGTCCGTGTGACTAAAATGCTGATCAGAAAGGCATTTATGAATCTGCTTCGTGAAAAACCCATTCAGAGCATCTCCATAACAGAACTCTGCTCAGCAGCAGGCATCAATCGAGGCACCTTTTATTCCCATTATTCCAATATCAACGACCTTCTGAAAAAGCTGGAAGCTGAGATGCTGCTCGACTTTAAGAATGCACTGAATCCTCTGCTTCAGTCGGAATCCGAACCTCTTACTCCCTCGAAGATAACAGCCGGAATTTTTACATGCCTCAAGGATAATGCCGATATCTGCACGGTAACACTGGGGGATTACGGAGATAAAGACTTTGTACTTCATCTCATTCATCTCGGTTACGAGGTTTACCAGAAAACATATCCTCAGTTCTTCACCGGCACAACGCCAAAACAACTGGAGTATTTCTACGCCTACACGAGCGCAGGGTGCATCGGACTCCTCCGTCACTGGCTCGACGAAGAAATGCTCACCCCGCCTGATAAGGTGGCTGCCATGGCAGAACAATTCATGATGCACGGCGCCGCATTCTCACAGCCACAAAAAAAATGA
- a CDS encoding N-acetylmuramoyl-L-alanine amidase family protein yields the protein MKQNLVRRWKQALAMLLILFMVVLTVPELVFGETYAGHAVQGQGENDVREQEGAELPELDDEDEQDPETTEQPDPSVTDQPEVTEEPDITEEPNITEEPQDEETPAVTETPADETGGPEEEPEDLLAAKAKAGWVTETNGDLRYRFPDGSYSKLGWKEIGDYWYHFDAQGTLETGWITIPSGTYYLTESGAPGEKGAMLTGWQNIAGNTYYFEESGSVEGKMYTGWQNISYRRYYFEESGEDVGKVYTGWQTIGKNTYYFQIGGGAGERGRMYTGWWTLGKNTYYFQMGGDAGQRGKMYTGWRTMNNRVYYFQIGNADGNAGKLNTGWRLMNGKRYYFQIGGGAGERGRLYTGFRTLGNNTHYFQMGGNAGQKGQMYTGWRTLGDDTYYFQIGNADGNIGKMYTGWRNLGKNKYYFGSDGKMYRNTTVNGVELGPNGAAVQGKTLKAFLANALKPVGTTLYIWGGGHDAYTGGDALRKGVNPNWKKFYDSQNRSYRYDPKNENIPKHYGKGLDCSGYVGWSVYNTVNTDSNQQNCTTISGDTPRLYGNRGWGSYVDSTTSASFKPGDVVGYNGHVWIVLGQCSDSSVVILHCTPQAGVQISGTVTRDNDQNSEAIRLAQTYMKKFRSPSANKPELSPVCNITPYLYGPGYAGLHRFRWDLSGSKMLSDPDGYADKTAADILADLV from the coding sequence ATGAAACAAAATTTAGTAAGAAGGTGGAAACAAGCTCTGGCCATGCTATTAATTCTCTTCATGGTAGTTTTGACAGTTCCTGAGCTGGTGTTCGGAGAAACGTATGCGGGTCATGCTGTGCAGGGACAGGGAGAGAATGATGTGCGCGAGCAGGAAGGAGCGGAGCTTCCTGAATTAGATGATGAAGATGAGCAGGATCCGGAGACGACGGAGCAACCGGATCCATCTGTTACTGACCAGCCGGAAGTGACTGAGGAGCCGGATATCACGGAAGAACCGAATATCACGGAAGAACCGCAGGATGAAGAGACTCCTGCGGTCACAGAGACACCTGCTGATGAAACAGGGGGGCCGGAGGAAGAACCTGAGGATTTGTTGGCGGCGAAGGCAAAAGCCGGATGGGTCACGGAAACTAATGGGGATCTCAGATATCGGTTTCCGGATGGAAGTTATTCAAAACTGGGTTGGAAAGAAATTGGAGATTACTGGTATCATTTTGATGCGCAAGGCACGCTTGAAACAGGCTGGATCACAATTCCGAGCGGTACCTATTATCTGACGGAGTCGGGCGCTCCGGGAGAAAAGGGAGCGATGCTGACCGGCTGGCAGAACATAGCCGGCAATACCTATTATTTTGAAGAGTCAGGTTCGGTTGAGGGAAAGATGTACACCGGCTGGCAGAACATATCCTACAGAAGATATTATTTTGAAGAGTCAGGTGAAGATGTCGGGAAGGTGTATACCGGCTGGCAGACGATCGGAAAAAACACCTATTATTTCCAGATCGGAGGAGGAGCCGGGGAACGCGGAAGGATGTATACGGGCTGGTGGACACTCGGAAAAAACACCTATTATTTTCAGATGGGCGGAGACGCCGGTCAAAGGGGTAAGATGTATACCGGCTGGCGGACCATGAACAACAGAGTCTATTACTTCCAGATAGGAAATGCTGATGGAAATGCCGGCAAGCTGAATACCGGCTGGCGCCTGATGAATGGAAAGAGATATTATTTCCAGATCGGAGGAGGAGCCGGAGAGCGCGGCAGGCTGTATACGGGATTCCGGACGCTCGGGAATAATACCCATTATTTCCAGATGGGCGGAAACGCCGGTCAAAAGGGTCAGATGTATACGGGCTGGAGGACATTGGGAGATGACACCTATTATTTTCAGATAGGAAATGCTGATGGAAATATCGGCAAGATGTACACGGGCTGGAGGAATCTTGGTAAAAATAAGTACTATTTCGGCTCTGACGGTAAAATGTACCGCAATACCACAGTCAATGGAGTAGAGCTGGGACCTAACGGTGCCGCTGTACAGGGCAAGACTCTTAAAGCGTTTCTTGCCAATGCGCTGAAGCCGGTGGGGACAACCCTGTACATCTGGGGCGGAGGCCATGATGCCTATACCGGCGGTGATGCGCTTCGGAAGGGGGTAAACCCGAACTGGAAAAAATTCTATGATTCTCAGAATCGGAGTTATCGATATGACCCTAAAAATGAAAACATTCCAAAACATTACGGAAAAGGATTAGACTGCTCCGGTTATGTAGGCTGGTCGGTTTATAATACAGTAAACACGGACAGCAATCAGCAGAACTGTACGACAATATCCGGAGATACTCCGCGTCTATACGGTAATAGAGGGTGGGGAAGCTACGTGGACAGCACAACTTCGGCATCCTTTAAACCCGGTGATGTGGTCGGTTACAATGGACATGTCTGGATCGTGCTGGGTCAGTGCAGTGACAGCAGTGTCGTGATTCTGCACTGCACGCCGCAGGCAGGTGTGCAGATCAGCGGAACTGTCACAAGGGATAACGATCAGAACAGCGAGGCAATCAGACTTGCACAGACATATATGAAAAAGTTCAGGTCGCCATCTGCCAATAAGCCGGAACTTTCTCCGGTATGCAATATCACACCGTATTTGTATGGTCCGGGTTATGCAGGACTTCATCGGTTCCGGTGGGATTTAAGCGGATCGAAAATGCTGAGCGATCCGGATGGATATGCAGACAAAACTGCTGCGGACATCCTGGCGGATTTAGTGTAA
- a CDS encoding NAD-dependent epimerase/dehydratase family protein, protein MKRLYIITGAAGHLGNTLIRILLKRGEEVRGLILPGEPAWMKETVRYVEGDIRKKDSLQPLFSDIRHRDVIVIHTAGIVDISDEAPGMMQQVNVGGTKHVIELCREHQVQRLVYVSSVHAIPEHSKYAVQKEVREFSADLVVGGYAKTKAEATQAVMDAAHSGLDAVIVHPSGILGPYNGAKNYLVQLVNDYIRGKLPACVHGGYDFVDVRDVAGGCLRAAQKGRTGECYILSNRYYEVTEVLKMARSIVGGKKIPTLPLWIAKASVPLICRIARLKKRRPLYTRYSLYALTSNGRFSHDKATAELNYKPRDLYVTISDTIRWLSKYQSFAEIQ, encoded by the coding sequence ATGAAGCGTCTCTATATCATAACAGGTGCTGCCGGGCACCTGGGTAATACACTGATCCGTATTCTGCTAAAGCGCGGAGAAGAGGTACGGGGACTGATTCTGCCCGGAGAGCCGGCATGGATGAAGGAAACAGTCAGGTATGTGGAAGGAGATATTCGAAAGAAAGACAGTCTTCAGCCGCTGTTTTCCGATATCAGGCACAGGGATGTGATCGTTATTCACACCGCAGGTATTGTCGATATCTCGGATGAGGCTCCCGGCATGATGCAGCAGGTCAACGTCGGAGGAACAAAACATGTGATTGAACTGTGCCGGGAACATCAAGTACAAAGACTTGTCTATGTCAGCTCCGTACATGCGATACCGGAACACAGCAAATATGCTGTGCAAAAGGAAGTGAGGGAATTTTCGGCGGATCTCGTGGTTGGGGGATATGCCAAAACAAAGGCGGAGGCGACGCAGGCAGTGATGGATGCGGCTCATTCCGGGCTGGACGCAGTGATTGTACATCCATCCGGGATTTTGGGTCCGTACAATGGGGCGAAAAATTATCTTGTTCAGCTGGTAAATGACTATATCAGGGGGAAGCTTCCGGCGTGCGTGCATGGAGGATATGATTTTGTAGATGTCCGGGATGTCGCGGGAGGATGCCTGCGGGCGGCACAGAAAGGCAGGACGGGGGAGTGCTATATACTGTCTAACCGGTACTATGAAGTCACGGAAGTCCTTAAAATGGCGAGAAGCATTGTTGGAGGGAAAAAAATACCGACGCTTCCGCTTTGGATTGCGAAAGCGTCGGTTCCCTTGATCTGCCGGATCGCCAGGCTGAAGAAGAGACGGCCGCTGTATACCAGATACTCTTTATACGCATTGACCAGCAATGGAAGGTTTAGCCACGACAAGGCCACCGCAGAACTAAATTATAAACCAAGAGACCTGTATGTGACCATATCGGATACGATACGCTGGCTGTCAAAATATCAGTCTTTTGCTGAGATCCAGTAA
- a CDS encoding formate/nitrite transporter family protein, giving the protein MFQSAYSDVVNAGCNKTNLLKKNPWGYLMASVIAGMFIAFGSFVCMTIGGIMIADNAATAKLISSLSFASALSLVVMAGSELFTGNNFVMACASFAKKVSWFDTIKLWIICFFGNLIGSWIAVILYHMTGLTKNSDVVSYFATVSAAKLSLSPLEMITRGILCNILVCLAVWCSIKMQSEAAKLIMILWCIFLFMMCGFEHSIANMSIIGVGLLHPLTADATISVNYYITDLFFVTLGNMIGGIVFVALPYYWISAKD; this is encoded by the coding sequence ATGTTCCAATCTGCTTATTCTGACGTGGTAAATGCAGGATGCAATAAAACAAATCTTCTGAAAAAGAATCCATGGGGATACCTGATGGCTTCCGTAATCGCCGGAATGTTCATTGCATTCGGCAGCTTCGTATGTATGACAATCGGCGGTATCATGATCGCAGACAACGCTGCAACTGCAAAACTGATCTCTTCCCTTTCGTTTGCATCGGCCCTCAGCCTTGTCGTTATGGCAGGCAGTGAACTGTTCACTGGTAATAACTTCGTAATGGCGTGTGCTTCTTTCGCAAAAAAGGTCAGCTGGTTTGACACAATAAAATTATGGATCATCTGCTTTTTCGGCAATCTCATCGGAAGCTGGATCGCTGTCATCCTCTATCACATGACCGGGCTCACAAAAAATTCCGATGTCGTGTCTTATTTCGCAACGGTCTCCGCCGCAAAATTATCGCTAAGCCCTCTTGAGATGATCACCCGAGGTATTCTGTGTAATATTCTCGTCTGCCTGGCCGTATGGTGCAGCATCAAAATGCAGTCGGAGGCCGCAAAGCTCATCATGATTTTATGGTGTATCTTTCTCTTTATGATGTGCGGTTTCGAGCACAGCATCGCTAACATGAGTATCATCGGCGTCGGCCTTCTGCATCCGCTCACAGCAGATGCTACGATCTCTGTCAACTATTACATAACCGACCTCTTCTTTGTCACGCTCGGCAACATGATCGGCGGAATTGTTTTTGTAGCACTTCCCTATTACTGGATCTCAGCAAAAGACTGA
- a CDS encoding BMP family lipoprotein: MKKCLGMTALLLMMIFIGGCEKKESTEDIAVITEASQEGDMTNAIKESAQQYAADNGYLLATHSVAKNTPDDYMVAVKEAADAGAQVVIGYGEEFEVPLYTMQKKYKKVKFIILDGAPRKEKGGKAKLRRNTHAIVYNEAQAGFLAGYAAVKEGYRNLGFMGGQEEESIELYGSGFVQGADYAASEMKLEKDAVQLRYSYMGTNEISPAIMAAAGEWFANGCEVIFSNGGSIGTAIIKAAEQKNGKVIASDTDQSQSSAAVVTSAVKNVNDVIYNTLGAAFDKDFPGKKQEVMDLSNDGVGLNMDTSSFQNFTAEDYNQIVTKIVDEELKVSEDKIKNLQEKDGEIANIALSFDE, translated from the coding sequence ATGAAGAAATGTTTAGGAATGACCGCACTGCTGCTGATGATGATATTCATCGGCGGGTGTGAGAAAAAGGAAAGCACGGAAGATATCGCAGTCATAACGGAGGCATCGCAGGAAGGTGATATGACGAATGCCATCAAAGAATCTGCACAGCAGTATGCCGCTGATAACGGATATCTGCTGGCAACCCACAGTGTGGCAAAGAATACGCCGGATGATTACATGGTAGCCGTAAAGGAAGCCGCTGATGCGGGTGCCCAGGTTGTGATCGGTTACGGGGAAGAATTCGAAGTGCCCCTGTATACGATGCAGAAAAAGTATAAAAAAGTCAAATTCATTATTTTGGATGGTGCGCCGCGCAAGGAAAAGGGAGGCAAGGCGAAATTACGAAGGAACACTCATGCGATCGTCTATAACGAGGCTCAGGCTGGATTTCTCGCGGGGTATGCCGCTGTGAAAGAAGGTTACAGAAACCTGGGATTCATGGGAGGACAGGAAGAAGAAAGCATAGAGCTTTACGGAAGCGGTTTTGTCCAGGGAGCTGATTATGCGGCGTCTGAGATGAAACTGGAGAAAGATGCGGTCCAGCTTCGCTACAGTTATATGGGAACAAATGAGATTTCACCTGCGATTATGGCCGCGGCAGGAGAGTGGTTTGCGAACGGCTGTGAGGTGATCTTTTCAAACGGAGGTTCGATCGGAACAGCCATCATAAAAGCGGCGGAACAAAAAAACGGCAAAGTGATCGCGTCTGATACCGATCAGTCACAGTCATCGGCGGCGGTTGTGACTTCAGCTGTAAAGAATGTGAACGACGTTATTTATAATACGCTGGGTGCTGCGTTTGACAAGGACTTTCCGGGGAAAAAGCAGGAAGTCATGGATCTCTCCAATGACGGAGTCGGTCTGAATATGGATACCTCCTCGTTTCAGAATTTTACGGCGGAAGATTACAATCAAATTGTTACAAAAATTGTGGATGAGGAACTAAAAGTATCAGAAGATAAGATAAAGAATTTGCAGGAAAAAGACGGTGAGATAGCGAATATTGCGTTAAGTTTTGATGAGTGA